The following proteins are co-located in the Mesorhizobium australicum WSM2073 genome:
- a CDS encoding DUF805 domain-containing protein, translating to MDWKYLLTSFDGRINRSKFWAGIGVFIVIGVIAFILDAILGTRVTTASGAQIGIIGILFALASIYFAIALYAKRWHDRNKSGWWTLIGFVPVIGGIWLLVELGILEGTRGANQYGSDPLA from the coding sequence ATGGACTGGAAATATCTGCTCACAAGCTTTGATGGCCGTATCAACCGGAGCAAGTTCTGGGCTGGCATCGGCGTATTCATCGTTATCGGCGTTATTGCTTTCATTCTCGATGCGATCCTCGGCACGCGTGTCACCACGGCCAGCGGTGCCCAGATCGGCATCATCGGCATCCTCTTCGCGCTGGCATCGATCTATTTCGCGATTGCCCTCTATGCCAAACGCTGGCACGACCGCAACAAGTCGGGCTGGTGGACGCTGATTGGCTTCGTACCCGTCATCGGCGGCATCTGGCTGCTGGTCGAACTCGGCATTCTCGAAGGCACCAGGGGTGCCAATCAATATGGATCGGACCCGCTTGCCTGA
- the truA gene encoding tRNA pseudouridine(38-40) synthase TruA: MPRFRLDIEYDGSLFAGWQHQADQPSVQQAIEQAIEKFCGEAVRLRAAGRTDAGVHATAQVAHVDLAKAWPDDKVRDAVNAHLQAAGARIVILKATIVPDDFDARFSAIGRHYLYRILNRRAPSALEKGKVWWVPKRLDAAAMHEAAKLLLGRHDFTTFRSTQCQANSPIRTLERLDVSRAGDDLIEVRASARSFLHNQVRSMVGSLKRVGDGGWTSGDLKAALEARDRAACGQVAPPDGLFLIGVDYPG, encoded by the coding sequence ATGCCGCGTTTTCGCCTCGATATCGAATATGACGGCAGCCTGTTTGCCGGCTGGCAGCATCAGGCCGACCAGCCTTCGGTGCAGCAGGCGATCGAGCAGGCGATCGAGAAATTCTGCGGCGAGGCGGTCCGGCTGCGCGCCGCCGGCCGCACCGATGCCGGCGTGCACGCGACCGCGCAGGTGGCGCATGTCGACCTTGCCAAGGCGTGGCCCGACGACAAGGTGCGCGATGCCGTCAATGCACACCTGCAGGCGGCCGGCGCGCGCATAGTCATCCTGAAGGCCACGATCGTCCCGGACGATTTCGATGCCCGTTTCTCCGCCATTGGCCGGCACTATCTCTACCGCATCCTCAACCGGCGGGCGCCCTCGGCGCTGGAAAAGGGTAAGGTGTGGTGGGTGCCGAAGCGGCTCGATGCCGCCGCCATGCACGAGGCGGCGAAGCTCCTGCTCGGCCGGCACGACTTCACCACCTTCCGCTCGACGCAGTGCCAGGCCAACAGCCCGATCAGGACATTGGAGCGGCTCGATGTGAGCCGGGCGGGCGATGATCTGATCGAGGTGAGGGCATCTGCACGATCCTTCCTGCACAACCAGGTGCGCTCGATGGTCGGCTCGCTGAAGCGGGTCGGCGACGGCGGCTGGACATCGGGCGACCTCAAGGCGGCGCTCGAGGCGCGAGACCGCGCCGCCTGCGGGCAGGTAGCGCCGCCCGACGGGCTTTTTCTCATCGGCGTCGATTATCCCGGGTAG
- the dapD gene encoding 2,3,4,5-tetrahydropyridine-2,6-dicarboxylate N-succinyltransferase encodes MSKPDLASLEKTIDRAFEERDAISTATRGEVRDAIQSALDLLDRGTARVAERQADGKWHVNQWLKKAVLLSFRLNPMEIIKGGPGEAVWWDKVASKFDGWGAVDFEKAGFRAVPSSIVRRSAYVAPGAVLMPSFVNVGAYVDSGTMVDTWASVGSCAQIGKNVHLSGGVGIGGVLEPMQAGPTIIEDNCFIGARSEVVEGCIVREGSVLGMGVFIGQSTKIVDRATGEIFYGEVPPNSVVVAGSLPGKAFPNNEPGPGLYCAVIVKRVDAKTRSKTSINELLRD; translated from the coding sequence ATGTCGAAGCCCGATCTGGCGAGCCTCGAAAAGACCATCGACAGGGCCTTCGAGGAACGCGACGCCATTTCGACCGCGACCCGCGGCGAGGTGCGCGACGCCATCCAGTCGGCACTCGACCTGCTCGACCGCGGCACCGCCCGCGTTGCCGAGCGGCAGGCCGACGGCAAGTGGCATGTCAACCAGTGGCTGAAGAAGGCGGTGCTGCTCTCCTTCCGGCTCAATCCGATGGAGATCATCAAGGGCGGCCCCGGCGAGGCCGTGTGGTGGGACAAGGTGGCGTCCAAGTTCGACGGCTGGGGCGCCGTCGATTTCGAGAAGGCGGGCTTCCGCGCCGTGCCGTCGTCGATCGTGCGCCGTTCGGCCTATGTCGCGCCGGGCGCGGTTTTGATGCCGTCCTTCGTCAATGTCGGCGCCTATGTCGATAGCGGCACCATGGTCGATACCTGGGCCTCGGTCGGCTCCTGCGCCCAGATTGGCAAGAACGTCCACCTTTCGGGCGGCGTCGGCATCGGCGGCGTGCTGGAGCCGATGCAGGCCGGCCCCACCATCATCGAGGACAATTGCTTCATCGGGGCGCGTTCCGAAGTGGTCGAGGGCTGCATCGTGCGCGAAGGCTCGGTTCTGGGCATGGGCGTCTTCATCGGCCAGTCGACCAAGATCGTCGACCGCGCCACCGGCGAGATCTTCTATGGCGAGGTGCCGCCGAATTCCGTGGTCGTCGCCGGCTCGCTGCCGGGCAAGGCATTTCCAAACAACGAGCCGGGCCCAGGTCTCTACTGCGCCGTCATCGTCAAGCGGGTCGACGCCAAGACCCGGTCCAAAACCTCGATCAACGAATTGCTGCGCGATTGA
- the dapE gene encoding succinyl-diaminopimelate desuccinylase, whose amino-acid sequence MTLPTDPAANLASLIRCASVTPAEGGALSALEAMLKPLGFLVDRPVFSEDGTPDIENLYARRSGNGPHLMFAGHTDVVPVGDEAAWTHPPFAADIANGEMYGRGAVDMKGGIACFIAAVARHVEANGGPKGSVSLLITGDEEGPAINGTVKLLEWAASKGEKWDASIVGEPTNPDTLGDMIKIGRRGSMSGSITVNGRQGHAAYPQLADNPVRGLMSLVDALLHPVFDKGTKDFQPTNLEVTSIDVGNPATNVIPAKATATFNIRFNDSWTAETVQAEIHNRLDQAAGRKKYRPGKKTPVDYELVWRDRPSHVFLTRDDRLVETLSGSVKAVVGKKPALSTSGGTSDARFIKDYCPVVEFGLVGKTMHMVDERVAIADLETLTRIYQRFIDDWFGQG is encoded by the coding sequence ATGACGCTGCCGACTGACCCCGCCGCAAACCTTGCCTCTCTCATCCGCTGTGCCTCGGTGACACCAGCCGAAGGCGGCGCGCTGAGCGCGCTGGAGGCGATGCTGAAGCCGCTCGGCTTCCTGGTCGATCGGCCGGTGTTCTCCGAAGACGGCACGCCCGACATCGAAAACCTCTATGCACGGCGCTCCGGCAATGGCCCGCATCTGATGTTCGCGGGTCATACCGACGTGGTGCCGGTCGGCGACGAAGCCGCCTGGACGCATCCGCCTTTCGCCGCCGATATCGCCAATGGCGAAATGTATGGCCGCGGCGCGGTCGACATGAAGGGCGGCATTGCCTGCTTCATCGCCGCGGTGGCGCGCCACGTCGAGGCGAATGGTGGCCCGAAGGGCTCGGTCTCGCTGCTGATCACCGGCGACGAGGAAGGGCCTGCCATCAACGGCACGGTCAAGCTGCTCGAATGGGCCGCGTCCAAAGGCGAGAAATGGGACGCCTCGATCGTCGGCGAGCCGACCAATCCGGACACGCTCGGCGACATGATCAAGATCGGCAGGCGCGGCTCGATGTCGGGTAGCATCACCGTCAATGGCCGCCAGGGCCATGCCGCTTATCCGCAGCTTGCCGACAACCCGGTGCGCGGCCTGATGAGCCTGGTGGACGCCTTGCTGCATCCCGTCTTCGACAAGGGAACCAAGGATTTCCAGCCGACCAACCTCGAGGTGACCTCCATCGATGTCGGCAACCCGGCCACCAACGTCATTCCCGCCAAGGCAACCGCCACCTTCAACATCCGCTTCAACGACAGCTGGACGGCCGAGACGGTCCAGGCGGAAATCCACAACCGCCTCGATCAGGCGGCTGGGCGCAAGAAATACCGGCCGGGCAAGAAGACGCCAGTCGACTATGAGCTGGTCTGGCGCGACCGGCCGAGCCACGTCTTCCTGACCCGCGACGACAGGCTGGTCGAGACGCTGAGCGGCTCGGTCAAGGCGGTGGTCGGCAAAAAGCCGGCGCTATCCACCTCCGGCGGCACATCGGATGCGCGCTTCATCAAGGATTATTGCCCGGTGGTCGAATTCGGCCTGGTCGGCAAGACCATGCACATGGTCGACGAGCGCGTGGCCATCGCCGATCTGGAAACGCTGACGCGGATCTACCAGCGCTTCATCGACGACTGGTTCGGACAGGGCTGA
- a CDS encoding 2-dehydropantoate 2-reductase: MANGEKRIVIAGAGSIGCYAGGCLALAGRRVVLLARPRIEAALRQGGLRVSDLEGRDRLIKPAELVVTADPAASLPGADVILVTVKSGATREMAALIKAHARPDAVVVSLQNGVDNADRLRAVLGPRTVLAGMVPFNVVQSADGELPLRVHRASDGKVMVEEGNAGLADLLDTEGLAVETRGDMKAVLWGKLLMNLNNALVALSGLPLVAELADRRWRLILASQIDEALLAMKASGIEPARIAGLRPTLLPKVLRLPDWLFKLLARRMLAIDLEARSSMWDDLQRGRSTEIDDLQGAVLRLAEKAGTPAPTVQLISALVRAAEAERLGSPSLVPEKVVAPPSGRRST; the protein is encoded by the coding sequence ATGGCAAACGGCGAAAAGAGAATCGTCATCGCCGGCGCCGGCAGCATTGGCTGTTATGCCGGCGGCTGCCTGGCGCTCGCCGGGCGGCGGGTTGTCCTGCTTGCCAGGCCGCGCATCGAGGCAGCGCTCCGGCAGGGCGGATTGCGCGTCAGCGACCTCGAGGGCCGCGATCGCCTGATCAAGCCGGCAGAGCTTGTCGTCACCGCCGATCCGGCCGCGTCCTTGCCGGGGGCCGATGTGATCCTGGTCACCGTCAAGAGCGGCGCGACGCGGGAAATGGCGGCACTCATCAAGGCCCATGCCCGTCCCGATGCCGTGGTGGTGAGCCTGCAGAACGGCGTCGACAACGCCGACAGGCTGCGCGCGGTGCTTGGCCCGCGAACGGTGCTGGCTGGCATGGTGCCGTTCAATGTCGTGCAATCAGCCGATGGAGAGCTGCCGTTGCGCGTCCACCGCGCCAGCGACGGCAAGGTTATGGTCGAAGAAGGCAATGCCGGCCTTGCCGATCTTCTCGACACCGAAGGCCTGGCTGTCGAAACGCGTGGCGATATGAAGGCCGTGCTGTGGGGGAAGCTTCTGATGAACCTGAACAATGCGCTGGTGGCGCTGTCAGGCCTGCCGCTGGTAGCCGAACTTGCCGACCGGCGCTGGCGGCTGATCCTGGCCAGCCAGATCGACGAGGCCTTGCTGGCGATGAAGGCCTCCGGCATCGAGCCGGCGCGGATCGCCGGCCTGCGCCCGACGCTGCTGCCGAAGGTGCTCAGGTTGCCCGACTGGCTGTTCAAGCTCCTGGCCCGGCGCATGCTGGCGATCGATCTCGAGGCGCGCTCGTCGATGTGGGACGATCTGCAGCGTGGCCGGTCGACCGAGATCGACGACTTGCAGGGCGCTGTTTTGCGGCTCGCTGAAAAAGCCGGTACGCCGGCGCCGACGGTCCAGCTTATCAGCGCGCTGGTGCGCGCGGCGGAAGCCGAGCGGCTTGGCTCGCCAAGCCTGGTGCCGGAGAAGGTTGTGGCGCCGCCGTCCGGCCGTCGATCAACGTGA
- a CDS encoding DUF805 domain-containing protein, producing the protein MPERSDLNWLFFKTSGRVSRAAYFLGGLLVAIIQAFPLYRFTLVPEGSAESNMWSFIFFIAFIASLWSNIALAVKRLHDLDKPGIAALILFVPVVSIVAFLVLCLFPGQPGPNRYGRRTNEPAESKK; encoded by the coding sequence TTGCCTGAAAGATCGGATCTCAACTGGCTTTTCTTCAAGACCTCGGGCCGCGTCAGCCGCGCGGCCTATTTTCTCGGCGGGTTGCTCGTCGCCATCATCCAGGCATTTCCGCTGTACCGCTTCACGCTGGTGCCGGAGGGTTCGGCCGAGAGCAACATGTGGTCGTTCATCTTCTTCATCGCCTTCATCGCCTCGCTGTGGTCGAACATCGCGCTGGCGGTGAAGCGGCTGCACGACCTCGACAAGCCGGGTATCGCCGCGCTGATCCTGTTCGTGCCGGTCGTCTCGATCGTCGCCTTCCTTGTGTTGTGCCTGTTTCCAGGGCAGCCTGGACCCAACCGTTATGGCCGGCGCACCAACGAGCCGGCAGAATCAAAGAAATAG